In one window of Palaemon carinicauda isolate YSFRI2023 chromosome 2, ASM3689809v2, whole genome shotgun sequence DNA:
- the LOC137625314 gene encoding uncharacterized protein produces MDEGTGKLTITASASRPIKVEDEDFTTDPEVLQSITSHEVPEIISETGMRSAHSIETGIPCPAQVTIEVEEKSLYDPGGTCQEFYDNAHFSSSTCFESVTVHSGKRKLDHARVQIPKKIATIRKQWDGEVATPVKEEHIEYSCFFCKAPFLSGLKVMHVALGKPLSLSSLDPLSLLHCFGVQFPMSRKVDPGGFCTVDICSKCYVVISDCDVLYPHLHSAVTKILEVWPEKMNGMKTLSLNVTFDGTGTVPGNNKSSSLKEKKKLLLPDVQLSFSYARASDLSFKSSQISENNISPSGDAGFEVRNSSKVCVSKTFTCGFCGTAFSSEEDWCNHMSTVHKILKKWQSYDLQVSLKHSIGNEVQLNNSHNFQHSKGTSERRCYGCNSNYQDKNEFLKHLQEYHNIVVGKTENLCSSKREKILPDVTCKTEIDYADGDQMSTFYSDGSVSAGELDDLESDFQTSGCKPKQRNVAKPRFRFMNGKDKGSEAGVKKVYAPHWRCRICGMLFSSHEVLMRHRSQSHPETTRIIKKKDYGDNFVISYGDSRVKMEVRCPVCNQFVEGQEALKEHLQIIHQKYMVVLDDKTPPSGENVLRKEKARSSRRGRGAKSRSQPPKEDLGYCVVLKGDGQGGINDQRLKIDEELEGYESNITHEAQKPNLEIESVEEKEKKIICGICGEEFESRILMAEHSCSVKEGIETVECNDTAGGSNEIVMLECKLCDRRLHGVNALRIHMARVHGDTNKKKQYKHRCKVCSFQTRLRSQFYKHMKESHSIDVQPPVKCFVCGKMYNSQYISRHIAVVHGTTNNKRYSCKFCDMKYHDLVYLKRHVYFDHANTKWKCQVCHEEFEKYHQLRQHRVNVHGTKIHKCADCEKTFKRKGDLTTHRKRRHEAKVPSVCSFCSKAYSELSKLRVHLIEKHGVPWENTISRRYARHQQENNCLKRHAAKDAKVTSEIVNVEGYIHHKQISNIQSESGLHKSDLSYEGEESEEDFHGQQKFSEVNSAQNLPQEEIVSSKGSVLASYENAQVNEVPESEYDVEVTETEENMGNIGEISYIIYEESSS; encoded by the coding sequence GTATACCATGTCCAGCACAGGTTACTATTGAAGTAGAGGAGAAGTCTCTCTATGATCCAGGAGGGACTTGTCAAGAATTTTATGACAATGCTCACTTTAGTTCCAGCACATGTTTTGAAAGTGTGACGGTCCACTCAGGAAAAAGGAAATTAGATCATGCTAGAGTTCAAATTCCAAAAAAGATTGCTACAATCAGGAAACAATGGGATGGAGAAGTTGCCACCCCTGTTAAAGAGGAACACATTGAATATTCCTGCTTTTTTTGTAAGGCACCATTTTTAAGTGGTTTGAAAGTGATGCATGTTGCTTTGGGTAAGCCTTTATCATTGAGCTCTCTAGACCCGTTGTCACTTCTCCATTGCTTTGGCGTTCAATTCCCAATGTCAAGGAAAGTAGATCCTGGTGGTTTTTGCACTGTAGACATTTGCAGTAAGTGTTATGTAGTGATATCTGATTGTGACGTACTCTATCCACATTTGcattcagctgtgaccaagattcTTGAAGTATGGCCAGAAAAAATGAATGGTATGAAAACATTGTCTTTAAATGTTACATTTGATGGGACTGGAACGGTTCCTGGGAACAACAAAAGCTCTTCActgaaagaaaagaagaaactcTTATTGCCAGATGTACAGTTGTCTTTTTCTTATGCTAGAGCATCTGATTTGTCCTTTAAATCTTCCCAGATCTCAGAAAATAATATTTCTCCAAGTGGAGATGCTGGCTTTGAAGTTAGGAATTCAAGTAAAGTATGTGTTAGTAAAACTTTTACTTGTGGATTTTGTGGGACAGCCTTCAGCAGTGAAGAAGATTGGTGTAACCATATGAGTACTGtacataaaattttaaagaaatggcAGTCTTATGATTTGCAAGTGTCACTAAAACATTCTATTGGTAATGAAGTCCAGTTAAACAACAGTCATAATTTTCAACACAGTAAGGGTACAAGTGAGCGAAGGTGTTACGGATGTAATAGtaattatcaagataaaaatgaATTTCTGAAACATTTGCAAGAATATCATAACATAGTTGTTGGGAAGACAGAAAATCTGTGCAGTTCTAAGAGGGAAAAAATCCTGCCTGATGTGACATGTAAAACAGAGATAGACTATGCTGATGGTGATCAGATGTCAACTTTTTATTCTGATGGCAGCGTAAGTGCTGGTGAATTGGATGACTTGGAAAGTGATTTTCAGACTTCTGGTTGTAAACCAAAGCAGAGAAATGTTGCCAAGCCTCGTTTCCGCTTCATGAACGGAAAAGACAAAGGAAGTGAAGCAGGTGTTAAAAAGGTTTATGCCCCTCACTGGCGATGCAGAATATGCGGGATGTTGTTCTCAAGCCATGAGGTCTTGATGAGACACAGGAGTCAGTCACATCCAGAAACTACAAGAATAATAAAGAAGAAGGACTATGGAGATAACTTTGTCATCTCTTATGGAGATTCTAGAGTTAAAATGGAAGTACGCTGTCCAGTTTGTAATCAGTTTGTTGAAGGCCAAGAAGCTTTGAAAGAACATCTCCAGATTATTCATCAGAAGTATATGGTTGTTTTGGATGATAAGACACCACCCTCTGGTGAAAATGTATTACGGAAAGAAAAAGCTAGAAGCTCAAGAAGGGGACGTGGCGCCAAAAGTCGTAGTCAGCCACCCAAGGAAGACTTAGGGTATTGTGTTGTTTTAAAGGGAGATGGTCAAGGTGGTATCAATGACCAGCGCCTCAAGATTGATGAAGAATTGGAGGGATATGAAAGCAATATTACTCATGAGGCACAGAAACCTAATCTTGAAATAGAATCAgtggaagaaaaggaaaagaaaatcatatGTGGTATATGTGGGGAAGAGTTTGAAAGCCGCATTTTAATGGCCGAACATAGTTGTTCTGTAAAAGAGGGTATTGAAACCGTTGAATGTAATGATACTGCTGGAGGCTCAAATGAAATTGTTATGTTGGAATGCAAGCTTTGTGACAGAAGACTCCACGGTGTCAATGCCCTGCGAATCCACATGGCTCGGGTCCATGGGGACACTAACAAGAAAAAACAGTATAAGCACCGTTGCAAGGTTTGCTCGTTTCAAACTAGGTTACGTAGTCAGTTTTATAAACATATGAAAGAAAGCCATAGTATTGATGTTCAGCCACCAGTGAAATGTTTTGTATGTGGAAAAATGTATAATTCACAGTATATTAGCAGACACATTGCTGTGGTTCATGGTACTACAAATAATAAGAGGTATTCATGTAAATTCTGTGACATGAAGTATCACGACCTGGTGTATTTGAAGCGTCATGTGTACTTCGATCACGCAAATACCAAGTGGAAGTGCCAAGTGTGCCATGAGGAATTTGAAAAGTACCACCAGTTAAGACAACACAGGGTCAATGTCCATGGGACAAAAATACATAAATGTGCCGATTGTGAGAAGACTTTCAAGCGCAAAGGTGATTTAACAACTCATAGGAAGAGGAGGCATGAAGCAAAAGTTCCTTCCGTATGTTCCTTTTGCTCTAAAGCGTACAGCGAACTGTCAAAGTTACGTGTTCATTTAATAGAAAAACATGGTGTACCATGGGAAAATACTATATCTCGTCGTTATGCTCGCCACCAACAAGAAAATAATTGCCTCAAACGTCATGCTGCCAAGGATGCGAAAGTAACAAGTGAAATTGTGAATGTAGAAGGCTATATCCACCATAAACAAATTAGTAATATTCAAAGTGAGTCAGGGCTCCATAAATCTGACTTGTCGTATGAGGGAGAGGAATCTGAAGAAGATTTCCATGGGCAACAGAAATTCTCAGAAGTTAACAGTGCACAGAATTTACCCCAAGAAGAAATTGTTAGTTCAAAGGGGAGTGTCTTAGCATCTTATGAAAATGCCCAGGTTAATGAAGTTCCAGAATCAGAATATGATGTGGAAGTTACAGAAACTGAGGAGAACATGGGAAATATTGGTGAGATTAGTTATATTATTTATGAAGAATCAAGTTCCTAG